One genomic region from Hoeflea algicola encodes:
- a CDS encoding M20 aminoacylase family protein encodes MQLVDGVVANKDEIAEWRRALHAAPELLFDVHNTAAFVADKLKAFGCDEVVTGIGRTGVVGIIHGRPGGNGPAIGLRADMDALPIEEVTGAPWTSRTPGKMHACGHDGHTAMLLGAARHLAATRNFTGSVAVIFQPAEEGGGGGREMVNDGMMERFGITKVFGMHNLPGLPVGQFAICKGPIMAATDIFDVTITGRGGHAAMPHQTVDPIVAGAAIVSSLQSIASRQANPLEPLVVSITKFIGGSAYNVIPETVEMAGTVRTLSPEMRDMAEARIGDIIRGVAIAHGAEAKLEYLRNYPVTFNHADETDFAADVAEQTAGPGKVDRSVAPSMGGEDFSFMLEARPGAFIWVGNGDTANLHHPAYDFNDQAIPHGVSYWVNLAEKALAA; translated from the coding sequence ATGCAACTGGTTGATGGCGTTGTTGCCAACAAGGACGAAATTGCCGAGTGGCGCCGCGCGCTTCATGCCGCTCCCGAATTGCTGTTCGATGTACATAACACGGCCGCTTTTGTTGCCGACAAGCTCAAGGCCTTCGGATGCGATGAAGTCGTCACCGGTATCGGCCGCACCGGCGTGGTCGGGATCATCCACGGTCGCCCCGGCGGCAACGGTCCGGCAATCGGCCTGCGCGCCGACATGGACGCCTTGCCGATCGAGGAAGTGACCGGCGCACCCTGGACTTCGCGCACGCCCGGCAAGATGCATGCCTGCGGCCATGACGGCCACACCGCCATGCTGCTGGGCGCGGCAAGGCATCTGGCCGCAACCCGCAATTTCACCGGCTCTGTGGCGGTGATTTTCCAGCCCGCCGAAGAAGGCGGCGGCGGTGGCCGCGAAATGGTCAATGACGGCATGATGGAGCGTTTCGGCATCACAAAAGTGTTCGGCATGCACAATTTGCCAGGCTTGCCTGTCGGTCAGTTTGCCATCTGCAAGGGTCCGATCATGGCGGCAACCGACATCTTCGACGTGACCATTACCGGGCGCGGCGGCCACGCTGCCATGCCGCACCAGACCGTCGATCCGATCGTCGCCGGCGCCGCCATCGTCTCCTCGCTGCAATCGATCGCCTCGCGCCAGGCCAATCCGCTGGAGCCGTTAGTCGTCTCGATCACCAAATTTATCGGCGGCTCCGCCTACAATGTCATTCCCGAAACCGTTGAAATGGCTGGTACCGTGCGCACGCTGTCACCCGAAATGCGTGACATGGCCGAAGCCCGGATCGGCGACATTATTCGCGGCGTCGCGATCGCACATGGCGCCGAGGCGAAACTGGAGTACCTGCGCAATTACCCGGTAACCTTCAATCACGCCGATGAAACCGATTTCGCCGCCGATGTGGCCGAACAGACTGCCGGCCCCGGCAAGGTCGACCGTTCCGTGGCGCCGTCCATGGGTGGCGAGGACTTCTCGTTCATGCTCGAGGCCCGTCCCGGCGCCTTTATCTGGGTCGGCAATGGCGACACCGCCAACCTTCATCACCCCGCCTATGATTTCAACGATCAAGCGATCCCGCACGGCGTTTCCTATTGGGTCAATCTCGCCGAAAAGGCACTGGCTGCCTGA
- a CDS encoding NAD(P)-dependent oxidoreductase: protein MTKSIALLGVGLMGLPMARRLLAAGHDLTVWNRDRAKAEVLAAEGAHVADTPADAVRAASHVITMLTEGTVVKKVLFESGVAEALHSGVAVIDMSSIRPSQARDHATRLAKQGVAHLDAPVSGGTKGAEAGTLAIMVGGDQTVFDSASAVFEPLGRAIRVGPSGSGQLAKLANQAIVGIAIGAVAEATLLVSEGGGDLDAFRAALSGGFADSTILQLHGQRMQTDDFAPRGRASVQLKDLDNILLEAEEFGIRLPLVTAVRDRFARLVGPLAGADLDHSALYLELLDLNNRTGR, encoded by the coding sequence ATGACAAAATCAATAGCGCTGCTGGGCGTCGGGCTGATGGGCCTGCCAATGGCCAGACGGCTGTTGGCTGCGGGCCACGACCTTACCGTGTGGAACCGCGATCGCGCCAAGGCGGAGGTCCTGGCAGCCGAAGGCGCCCATGTCGCTGATACACCCGCCGATGCTGTCCGGGCCGCATCCCACGTCATCACCATGCTTACCGAGGGGACGGTGGTCAAGAAAGTGCTGTTCGAATCAGGCGTCGCCGAAGCGCTGCACTCGGGGGTCGCCGTCATCGACATGAGTTCGATCCGGCCTTCCCAGGCGCGTGACCACGCCACGCGGCTGGCCAAACAGGGCGTCGCCCATCTCGATGCACCGGTCAGCGGCGGCACCAAGGGGGCGGAAGCGGGTACGCTGGCGATTATGGTCGGCGGCGATCAAACCGTTTTCGACAGCGCTAGTGCCGTTTTCGAGCCACTGGGCCGTGCCATTCGGGTCGGCCCTTCCGGCTCCGGCCAGCTTGCCAAACTCGCAAACCAGGCGATAGTCGGCATCGCCATCGGCGCTGTCGCCGAGGCAACGCTGCTGGTCAGCGAAGGTGGTGGCGATCTCGACGCCTTCCGCGCTGCGCTCAGCGGCGGCTTTGCCGATTCAACAATTCTGCAATTGCACGGCCAGCGCATGCAGACCGACGATTTCGCGCCGCGGGGCCGCGCTTCAGTGCAGCTGAAGGATCTCGACAACATTCTGCTGGAAGCAGAAGAATTCGGCATCCGGCTGCCGCTTGTCACGGCGGTGCGGGACCGGTTTGCGCGCCTTGTCGGCCCGCTGGCAGGCGCCGATCTGGATCATTCCGCCTTGTATCTGGAACTGCTAGATCTTAATAACCGGACCGGCCGTTGA
- a CDS encoding D-alanyl-D-alanine carboxypeptidase family protein: MNLLSQMRRTVAGLTLLALALLPALQASAEPKIVVDAGSGRVIEHEEAFQRWYPASLTKIMTAYVTFRAVKSGQMTLDTPITMSVRAAKEKPSKMYFKPGERFPLDSALKFLLVKSANDVAVALAEAVSGSEEAFVAEMNATALRLGMRSTRFINPNGMPGEGQYTTAHDLALLAVAVRRDFPEFARYFGYEGFAVGKKAVTNYNLLIGRFDGANGMKTGFICASGFNQVSSATRNGKTVISVVLGAPSQEARADESARLLQEALTAPVLGSPTLSTLAPYGEGRDVVADISGEICTAEARAKRYDGRDVDGKIVFKSPYIVTMTREPRLAQAQMSPALKPSELALARIPIPVPRPRDTLAGSEAPFSASAFTTPAAAAETMPLRPAKTVPVPVPRPEI, translated from the coding sequence ATGAACTTGTTGTCGCAAATGCGCCGAACTGTTGCCGGATTGACCTTGCTGGCGTTGGCGTTGCTGCCGGCGCTTCAGGCCTCGGCCGAGCCGAAAATTGTCGTCGATGCCGGTTCGGGCCGTGTGATCGAGCATGAAGAGGCATTCCAGCGCTGGTACCCTGCCTCGCTGACCAAGATCATGACCGCCTATGTCACCTTCCGTGCCGTCAAATCCGGCCAGATGACGCTCGATACGCCGATCACGATGTCAGTTCGGGCGGCTAAGGAAAAGCCGAGCAAGATGTATTTCAAGCCGGGGGAACGGTTTCCGCTGGATTCGGCGTTGAAATTCCTGCTGGTCAAATCGGCCAATGATGTTGCCGTGGCGCTCGCTGAAGCGGTGTCGGGCTCGGAAGAGGCGTTTGTTGCTGAAATGAATGCGACGGCGCTGCGGCTGGGCATGCGATCGACCCGGTTCATCAATCCCAATGGGATGCCGGGCGAGGGCCAGTACACGACCGCGCATGATCTCGCGTTGCTGGCCGTTGCCGTACGCCGCGACTTCCCTGAATTCGCACGCTATTTCGGCTATGAAGGCTTTGCCGTCGGCAAAAAGGCCGTCACGAACTACAATTTGCTGATCGGTCGGTTTGACGGCGCCAATGGCATGAAGACCGGTTTTATCTGCGCCTCCGGCTTCAACCAGGTCTCTTCGGCGACGCGGAATGGCAAGACCGTGATCTCGGTGGTGCTGGGAGCGCCGTCGCAGGAGGCCCGTGCAGATGAATCCGCACGGTTGCTGCAGGAGGCGCTGACTGCGCCCGTTCTGGGTAGCCCGACGCTGTCGACCCTTGCACCCTACGGTGAAGGGCGTGACGTGGTAGCCGATATTTCCGGCGAGATCTGCACGGCGGAGGCGCGCGCGAAGCGTTATGACGGCCGCGATGTCGATGGGAAAATTGTCTTCAAATCACCCTATATCGTGACGATGACCCGCGAGCCGAGATTGGCTCAAGCCCAGATGAGTCCGGCACTGAAGCCTTCTGAATTGGCGCTCGCTCGAATCCCGATCCCGGTTCCGCGTCCTCGGGACACGCTGGCGGGAAGCGAAGCGCCGTTTTCGGCCTCCGCCTTCACAACGCCGGCCGCGGCTGCGGAAACCATGCCGTTACGCCCCGCCAAGACAGTGCCGGTTCCGGTTCCGCGGCCTGAAATCTGA